The genomic region TTTAAGTTGTTTTCAATAATATCTATTTTATTATCAAGTTCTGTAAATTTAGCATCTATTTTGTTATCAAGGACATCTTTAGCTTTTTCAATATCAGATCTTAAGCCACGCTCTAATATTTCCAGTTTAAGGTTAAAATTACTTTCTAAATATTGAAGATCTTTAATAGTAAGCTCATTTTTATAGTATCTATAAGACAAATCGTCAGCAATCTCTCTATTAATACCAGCTTTTACAAGCTCATTGAATACCATCTGCCTAGTAATTACAGGTTCCATTTGCATATACTCCATAAAGAATCTCCTTATGTAATTATTATACAATAATTTATAAGCTAAATGAAAGTAAATTTAGTAAAATATTGACTTCTATCACGATAATTTAAAGACATAATTAAATATGCTGCTGATAATGCATCAAGAACATCATCATGACTTCGGCCATCTCCATTATATGAATAAATATCACTAAATACAGAACGACTACTATAATCTAATAAATGCATCTTGTTATAAGTAAATGGTG from Borrelia hispanica CRI harbors:
- the bdr gene encoding Bdr family repetitive protein; protein product: MEYMQMEPVITRQMVFNELVKAGINREIADDLSYRYYKNELTIKDLQYLESNFNLKLEILERGLRSDIEKAKDVLDNKIDAKFTELDNKIDIIENNLKSDIKELDNKIDIVRKDMELNKMELDTKIDKFASEVKGTFKLHAWMFGTIITLAVGILLTLIFK